A stretch of DNA from Lotus japonicus ecotype B-129 chromosome 4, LjGifu_v1.2:
caagccaatacttccgctgacaacaacaacaacaaccaactcagagcaccagtctttgatggtgaaaagtttaagtactggaaagatagaatcgaaagttaTTTCCATGGCACTGACctagatctctgggatatggtcatggaaggctatactgatccagtagatgcttcaggagtaaAGATCCCCCgtactgaaatgactgacgctcagaagaagcgtttcaaggatcatcacaaggcgaagtacATGCTGttcattttatatattaaagatgagaagatctctgacaaagaaacagcaaaatccatctatGACTACCTGGTCATGACGcacgaaggaaatgaagaagtcaaggagactAAGGCCCTTGCTCTCAtaaaacaatatgagcagtttaagatggaatctggtgaaaccgttgaggagatgtactcaaggtttcaaactctgattgctggaatcagagtgctaaacaagagctactctactggggatcatgtcaaaaagatcatcagaagtttgcttaaggagtggatggcttttgtcactgcactgaagctttccaggaatctgaactccttgaagctagaagagcttgtgagtcatctcagaagccatgagattgaactcaaagagcacaagcctcaaaggaaagacaaatctattgctcttaagtcaaaatctgacaaggcgaaagcctatcaggcagaagaggaagattcctctgaagaattATCAGATGCTTCTGGAGATGAGgagctatctcttttcacaaagagattgagcaagctctggaagaacagacaaagCAAGGGCAAAGGACCGAGGAAATGTAAaggaagatttgaatcttcatctggtcagaagaagtcctccgggaaggaagtcacctgcttcgagtgcaaggaatctgggcactacaagagtgactgtcccaagctaaagaaggacaagagaccaagaagtgtcttcaagaagaaagctcttgtgacctttgatgcgactgactctgatgaagctgagtcagaagaagatgaagctttggaagctctgatggctaccactagcagagatgcTGAAGCACAGGATGATATgatagcttcagaagatgactcagactctgagaatgacgatggGGTATTCTGTAACTTTTCTTCATCTGAACTAAGAACTACATtgtctgaaataatgaagaaacatgatgtgcttttaaataaacataaaaagcttaaaagaaaatatgctgttaaaactagtacatcagaagttcatgagaagtcagtctctggactcattgaagagaactcatctcttaaaaatgacaactctgttcttcgtgttaaaaatgtcatgctagaagatcaacttgcatcatctgatgttaagcatAAAACcttatatgagaaagcgtttcaaaggttcctagccaaaggcatagacagaagtgttttggcttcaatgatctatggcataagcagaaatgggaacagtggtctTGGCTACTCCCAACCTATGAGAGGTGagccatctgagcccaaacgcgaacctttgcataagcatttaGTTCCCGCTGGTACtatcattccagaaaaggttacacccaaggtggtaaaaccaaagggaaaatttaaacttgacatgtctcaatattataatcaagttcccttgtactatcctcctgttgcacccaaagttccgagaacttctgggaaaactaacaagaaaggacccaagatatgggtacctaagaaaaaaattattcctgttgcagatatcttatgcagctcagttaagacacctgtcatggtacctggacagtggatgctcgtgacacatgacgggcataaggtctatattccaaaaactgatgccgcttaagtcaggaggagacgttggctttggaggaaaccagaagggaaagatcattggaaaaggttccataggagatggaaaaactccagttattaatgatgtacttctggtggaaggattattgcataacttgctctccataagtcaaatagctgacaaaggttatgatgtgatcttcaatcaaacctgctgtaaagctgtcagtcaaacagatggatctgttatgttttctgggaagagaagaaatgacaTCTACAAAATTAAATCTTCataactgctatctcagaaggtcaagtgccTCATGTCCGTcaatgatgagcaatgggtttggcacagacgcctagggcatgcaagcctcaggaagatctcccagctaagcaagctaaacctcgtcagaggattgcctcgtctgaagttctcttcagaggctctgtgtgaggcttgtcagaagggaaaattcacgaagaagcctttcaaagcaaagaatgtggtatcttcAACAAGActccttgagctacttcacattgatctctttggactagtgaaaactgaatccattggaggaaagaagtatgggttagtcattgtggatAACTACAAcagctggacatgggtaaaattcttaaggcacaaggatgaaacacacactatgttcaCAAACTTCATTactcaagttcagaaggagttccaaacttcagtgattactgtcagaagtgatcatggtggagaatttgagaacaaagcttttgaagaattgttcaactctcaagggatctctcacaacttctcctgtcctcgcactcctcaacaaaatggagttgttgaaagaaagaacagaactcttcaggagatggctcgcaccatgatgcaagaatcaagtatggctaagcacttctgggcagaagcagtcaacactgcatgctatatctagaacagaatctccatcagaccaattctggagaagactccttatgagctatgcaaaggaagacaacctgatatctcttacttccatccctttgggagtacttgctacatgctcaacacaaaggagcaattgggtaaattcgattctaaagctttaaaatgttattttcttggttattctgaaagatctagaggttttagaatttataatgttgaccatcaaactgttgaggaatctatccaaattggatttgatgacaagcttggctcagaaaagtcaaagctgtttgaaagatttgcagatctcAGCATTGATCCATCGGAAGCACATCAACCAAAGGACAGCctagaggatgttgctccagaggcagaagcatcaaAAGATGCTCCAaaaacttctgatcaacttcagaagaagaagagaatagctgcctctcatccagaagaactgattattggcaacaaagatgctcttGTCAGAACTAGGTCCATGCttaaaccttcagaagagactcttctgagtctgaagagacttgtatctctcattgagcccaaatcagttgatgaagctcttgaagataaaggctggattctggcaatgcaagaagagctagatcagttcaccaagaatgatgtctggtccttaatgcctaaacccaaaggtttccatgtcataggaaccaagtgggtattcagaaacaagctgaatgaaaaaggagaagtcacgagaaacaaggcaagactggtagctcaaggctacagtcaacaagaggggattgattacactgagacctttgctcctgtggcaaggcttgaagctataaggctactgatctcattctcagtgaatcacaacataattcttcaccagatggatgtcaaaagtgtaagatcaagttttgatcaagtagtacaactctatgttttgatgattacaagttaacatttgagtatgaacaattatggtactctaacgtgtttttctgagtgtgctatttacaggctctgacctcaatttaatctcacacaaatcagaatcactgtgcataaagagtgacccaagcaacactttcgcaacatctatgttcactctgaacagtagaaatgcttcaaaagatctgaagttatacaagctctgatatggactcagtcacttaaagttctgatgtccagaagttctgacaaccaagaaactctgaagatcaTGTACTTcactctgagttcagaatcagaagatacaacggtcagaggatctgtgctttccctctgactctgatcaaccggcttcacaagttccaacatgaagcattcccctgatcagaagtctcctaggtttaaaggtcaagtcactatccaagtacaaaagcaaatgtactatcctgacgacctacctaacgctctcagccacagcagaagctggaatttccagaactgccctccaacggtagcatttccatgcagcgttcaaaccctaatccttggagtataaatagaggctgaagattgaaagatgtggttggaagaattacacacgcgcaagctatattcaaaaaccttctaagcattctttcatctgaattcattgtgtttactattagcttttcagaagcaaatcctttgtaaacattctttcttaaacagtttgtttagttacctttaggagatcaaggttgatcggatcctagagaagactaagagagtgaatcttagtgtgagctaagtcagtgtaattgttagtcacttgtaggtttcaagtgcagttgtaacgcTTACctaattagtggattgccttcattctaagaaggaagaaatcaccttaatgggtagactggattagcttgagggatttatcaagtgaaccaggataaaaatccttgtgtgcttttctatctcttatctttagcacttagttctcgaaagatttgttgaaatctttaaggtggaagttttatcttgaaaacgttattcaaacccccccccctttctaccgtttttttcataccttcaattggtatcagagcgcaagttctgattaccacacctaacagtgttcagtgatccgggccggtgtgaaaaacaatggctaccaccagtgaaactcaaagagatggttacaatgcaaagcctcccatgttcgacggtcaaaggttcgaatattggaaagatagacttgaaagtttctttctgggttttgatgcagatctctgggatattattgtggatggctatgagcgtccaactgatgaagaaggcaagaaaatcccaaggtcagagatgactgcagatcaaaagaagctttactcacaacatcacaaagctagagcaattcttctaagtgctatttcttatgaagagtaccagaagattacagatcgtgagtatgcaaaaggcatctttgaatccctgaagatgtctcatgaaggaaacaagaaagtcaaagaatcaaaggcattgtctttgatccaaaagtatgaatccttcgtcatggagccaaacgagtccattgaagaaatgttttccagatttcagttgcttgtagctggaatacgacctctcaacaagagctacacaacaaaagatcatgtcataagggtcatcagaagtcttcctgaaagctggatgcccttggtgacttcaatagagctcaaaagagatgttgagcgtatgagtttagaagaactcatcagcatactgaaatgccatgagctgaagcgctcagagatgcaagatctgaggaagaagtcaatagccttaaaatccaaatctgagaaggctaaaacagagaagtcaaaagctcttcaagctgaagtagaagaatctgaagaagcatcagaagattctgatgaagatgagctgactctgatctcaaaaagactcaaccgtatctggaagcacaggcagagcaagtacaaaggctctggaaaggccaaaggaaagtctgaatcctcaggtcagaagaagtcctcaattaaggaagtcacatgctttgagtgcaaggaataagggcactacaaaagtgactgtccaaaattaaagaaggacaagaggccaaagaagcacttcaagaccaagaaaagtctaatggtgacttttgatgaatcagagtcagaggatgttgactctgatggtgaagtccaaggactcatggccattgtcaaagacaaaggagcagagtcaaaggaagttgttgactctgactcagaatcagaaggagatcctaactcagacgatgaaaatgaggtattcacttctttctcaacctctgaactgaaacatgccttgtctgatattatggataagtataactctttattgtctaagcataagaagctgaaaaagaacttatctgctgtttctaaaactccttctgaacatgagaaaatcatttctgatttgaaaaatgataaccatgctttagtaaattctaactctgtgcttaagaatcaaattgctaagttagaagaagttattgcctgcgatgcctctgatagtaagcatgaatctaagtatgaaaaatcttttcaaagattcctggctaaaagcgtagatagaagcttgatggcttcattgatctatggcgtgagcagaaatggaatgcatggcattggctattctaaaccaattagaaatgagccctctatgcctaaagctaaatccttgtatgaatgctttgttccctctggtaccattttgcctgatcctttacctgctaaagttgctaaacctcctcttaaaaatggatctttctccatgtctaaatatcatgcaaaaattcctttacattaccatgttgagaaacccaaggtgaccagaacctctagggtaactaacaagagaggacccagaaagtgggtacctaaggataagattatctatgttgcagatatccttgatagctccactgaaacaccagtcatggtatctggacagtggatgctcgcgtcacatgacgggagaaaggcgtatgttccaagagctaaaacttaagcctggaggtgaagttggctttggtggcaacgaaaagggtaataTTGTTGGTACTgatactatttgtgtagataatagtccatgcattgacaatgttttattggtagacggcttaactcataacttattgtctataagtcaattagctgacaagggttatgatgttatctttaatcaaaagtcctgccgggctgtaagtcagatcgatggctctgttctatttaacagcaagaggaagaacaacatttataagatcagattatctgagttggaggctcagaatgtgaagtgtcttctgtctgttaatgaagagcaatgggtatggcatagacagttagggcatgccagtatgagaaagatttctcagctgagcaagctaaaccttgtcaggggcttgcccactctgaagttcgctttagacgctctttgtgaagcatgtcagaaaggcaaattcacaaaagtccctttcaaggcaaagaatgttgtctcaacctcaaggccgttggaacttctgcatatcgacctgtttggaccagtgaaaactgagtctataggtggcaagagatatgggatggtcattgttgacgactatagccgctggacatgggtaaagtttctaacccgcaaggatgagtctgatgctgtgttctctaccttcatagcccaagtgcaaaacgagaaggcttgtaggattgtgcgtgtcagaagtgaccatggtggagagtttgagaatgacaagtttgagagtctgtttgattcctatggaattgcacatgatttctcttgtcccagaactcctcaacaaaatggtgttgttgagaggaagaatagaactcttcaggagatggctagaaccatgctccaagaaactggcatggctaagcatttttgggcagaggcagtaaacacagtgtgttacattcagaacagaatttctgtgagaccaattcttaataagactccctatgaattgtggaagaacataaaacccaacatttcttactttcatccttttggttgtgtttgttatgttcttaatactaaggatcaatgttctgaaaaccggaccggtcatcGAACCGGTCAAGGCACTGGTTTAAGGTTCAAAGGTCGAACCGGGGTTGAATCGAGGTTGAACCGAGGTTGAACCGTatcaatataaataatataattttatattatatacatataaaaatatatatacataatttttttaggtCATCTAAATGACTAAATCTAATTGTTGTAaagtaaaataagtaaataacaaAAGCTAAAATATATAAGCCAACAAATGTAACTCCACAAGTCCAAATGATAGTTTGTTTAGATGCAAACACCACCAACTTACATAAGTCATAACTCATAACATTTAGGTTCAACAACAACCTTAAATCAATACCAATGACAAAAGTCTAAATTTAACAACACTTAACAAAGTATGAATAACAAGTTAACAACACAACAAATATAATCAAAAATCATTAACATCATTAAGATTGAACTCTATTCCATCAAACGACGATGATTCAACATTTGCCCCAATTTGAAAATCAACTGACTCCATCAGTGGCTCCTCTGAAATGTCAACTTCTTCACCACCTAATTACATAACGTGAAAGTGAAAAACTTACTTAAATGTAGCTTTTGAAATAATACTTCTAAATTTGAAACAAGCTCAATAAGATTAAATGATTAATTTTTTACCTGCAACATCTCTTGCATCATCTTCATAAATGTTATTCACAAGCTCAGCCTCATTATCATCAAACTCAGGAGGTGCTTCTTCCTCAACTACCCAAAAGTCAACATTATTGATGCATTCATAATCAACAGGATCATAAGTTCTCTTCTTCAATTCACTCCTAAAAtggaacattaaaaaaaattcaagttaGAGAGCTAAGATATATTGCAAAAAAATGAAAGCATATAAGTGATAGTAAATTAGTAATATACCTTTTCTTCAAACGCAAGTTATAAGTAATATAAACATGATCACTTAGCCTTTGATGTTCAAGTCTATTTCGTTTTTTGGTATGGATGCGTTCAAAGAGACTCCAATTTCTTTTACAccctgaagatgatgatgtttgaCTAAGAATACGAATTGCTATCTTTTGTAACAATGGAGCACTACTCCCATATATTGACCACCATTGAGCtgcaataaataaatttattaaaactaTTATATATtgcaataaaataaatttacacaATACAATTTAGATAACTATTTACCGGGTTGAATTTGGCTTGCCGCTTGCAAAGCACTTGCTCGACTAAATGAATCTTTCCGCTCACGATAGACATTCATCTCTAGAAGGGCTTTGGGTAAGCTAGCACATAGACTTTTCACCTCCAACAAATCAACAAGTGACTGCACAACTCTATCATTTTCAACAAAACTTGGATCATAAAAGAATCCAGGATTTAGAAAGTAAGCTGCTGCATGAAGAGTACGCTTCAGGTGTTTATCCCATCGAGCTGAAATAATATCTGTGTACGGCTTATACAATTCACTCTTATCCCTGAACATCCGCTTGATTGCGTTCTTTGCCCTTTGTATGCCATCATAAACATAGCCCATCGAGGGTTTTTCATCCCCATCTACAATTCTAAGTAGTCGGATAATGGGAGCTGCAATATTTGACACCACCTCACAATCCCTCCAAAATTTATTATCTAAAATGATTTCACTAACACGTTTCCCAGCTGTACCCGTTGATAACTTATTACCAATAAAGTGTTGATTAACAACTAGAGCTTGCAAATCAGACTTATGATCAGAAATACTTTTCAATGTGATAAAGATGGTAGCAAACCGAGTCACCCCTGGACGAACAATTTCTTTCCAACCACTTCTTTTTCTAAGCCAAGATAAAAATATCATATGATTGTAAATAAATATAGTCACCTTAGAAGCTTTTGAGGCAAGATCTGCAATATGTGGCAAGCTACTAATATCCTTCAAAAGGAGATTTATGCAATGAGCAGCACATGGAGTCCAAAAAATGTTCTCATATTTCTGATGAAGCAATTTACCGGCAGCTACATAGTTAGCCGCATTATCTGTGACAACATGAACCACGTTTTGAGGTCCAAGCCCCGCATTAtctgtctattacttggttactctgagagatctaaaggttttagattttataatactgatgctaaaacaattgaagaatctattcatgttagatttgacgataagcttgactctgaccagtcaaagctagttgagaaatttgcagatttaagtataaatgtttctgacaaaggcaaagctccagaggaagctgatcCAGAgaaagatgaaccagaagaagctggtccctctgattcacaaactctgaagaagagcagaatcactgcagctcatcctaaggaattgattctgggcaacaaagacaaACCAGTCAGAActagatcagccttcagaccttctgaagagaccctgcttagtctgaaaggattggtgtccttaattgaacccaagtcaattgatgaagctcttcaggacaaggactggattctggccatggaagaagaattgaatcaattctccaagaatgatgtttggagcctagtgaagaagcctgaaagtgtccatgtaattggaacaaaatgggtgttcagaaacaagttgaatgagaaaggagatgtagtcagaaacaaggcaaggctagttgctcaaggctacagccagcaagaaggaatagactacacagaaacgtttgctccagtagcaagactagaagcaatcagactgttcatctctttctcagtgaatcacaacataattctacatcagatggatgttaagagtgccttcctaaatggatacatatcagaggaagtctacgttcatcaacccccaggttttgaggatgagaagaacccagaccatgtgttcaagttgaagaaatcactctatggtctgaaacaagctcccagagcatggtatgagagacttagcgctcattccttctagagaatgagtttgtaaggggtaaagtagatacaactctcttttgcaaaacttacaaagatgatatcttaattgtgcaaatttatgttgatgatattatatttatttctgctaatcaatctctatgcaaagaattttctgagatgatgcaggctgaatttgagatgagtatgatgggagaaatcaagtactttctgggaagacaagttgatcaaacaccagaaggaacatatatccatcagagcaagtacactaaagaacttctgaagaagttcaatatgctggattccacagtggccaagactccaatgcatcctacatgcattctggagaaagaagatgcaagtggtaaagtatgtcagaaactctatcgtggtatgataggatcacttctatacttaactgcatctaggccagatatattgtttagtgttcacttatgtgctcgtttccaatcagatccaagggaaacccacttaactgctgttaagaggatcctaaggtatctgaaaggtaccactaaccttggcttgatgtataagaaaacatcagagtataagctttcaggttattgtgatgctgattatgctggagatagaacagagagaaaaagcacttctggaaattgccaatttctgggaagcaacttagtctcatgggcaagcaagaggcaatcaaccattgcactatctactgcagaggcagaatatatctcagcagcaatatgcagcactcagatgctctggatgaaacatcagctggaggattatcaaatccttgagagcaatatcccaatctattgtgataacactgctgcaatttcattgagtaagaatcctatcttacattcaagggcaaagcacattgaggtaaagtatcacattattagagattatgtacagaagggcgtacttcttctgaagtttgttgatattgaccatcaatgggcagatatctttacaaagcccttagcagaggatagatttaatttcattctgaaaaatctgaatatggacttttgtccaacatgaagatggatcagaacctctgactatgatgcttcttcatcaga
This window harbors:
- the LOC130712588 gene encoding uncharacterized protein LOC130712588, with the protein product MIFLSWLRKRSGWKEIVRPGVTRFATIFITLKSISDHKSDLQALVVNQHFIGNKLSTGTAGKRVSEIILDNKFWRDCEVVSNIAAPIIRLLRIVDGDEKPSMGYVYDGIQRAKNAIKRMFRDKSELYKPYTDIISARWDKHLKRTLHAAAYFLNPGFFYDPSFVENDRVVQSLVDLLEVKSLCASLPKALLEMNVYRERKDSFSRASALQAASQIQPAQWWSIYGSSAPLLQKIAIRILSQTSSSSGCKRNWSLFERIHTKKRNRLEHQRLSDHVYITYNLRLKKRSELKKRTYDPVDYECINNVDFWVVEEEAPPEFDDNEAELVNNIYEDDARDVAGGEEVDISEEPLMESVDFQIGANVESSSFDGIEFNLNDVNDF